The following nucleotide sequence is from Candidatus Thorarchaeota archaeon.
GGCACTGTACTATTCTACGAGACGCATTGGACGGCGTTTCGATGCTAAGACGGTGCCCTATATCGGGGTACTTGCAGCAATCATATTCGCAGCACAGTTCGTGAACTTCCCGGTCCCACCCTCAAGTGCACATCTAGTCGGGTCCACTCTGGTGTCTGTGATTGTAGGCCCGTGGGCAGGTATGCTGGTGTTGTTCTTGGTGTTAGTCGTTCAGGCAATCTATGGAGATGGAGGCGTCCTGACACTCAGCCTCAACTTCTTCAACATGGGCATCTTCTCATGTCTGTTGGGTTGGATCTTGGCAATGACCTTCTTCACCGCTTTCAAGAAGAAGTGGAGTGAGAAGCAGTCGGTTCTGCTGGCGACTGCCGCAGCATCTTATATCACGACCGTTGCGGTGGCCTTTGTGCTTGGTCTGGAGATGCTCACCGTGCCAGGAGTACCACTACAGTTCGTCGGCGTAATCACAGCTGTACATGCAGTCATAGGTTTTGGCGAAGCATTCCTCACATACGTGATACTACTCTACTTCGTAAAGGCACGACCTTCGATAGTGTCATTCCTACAGGGAAGTGAGACATCTGAGATGGGTCAGTGGAATGAAGTACTCAGGCTGACTTCTAGGGCTGTCAGTGGAGGTAATTAGAATGGCAAAGATTGAAGGAATGCGATACGCGATGCTCTTTGCTCTGGTGCTTGTGGCAATCCTCTCTGTGATTGTGCTCTTTGAGTTGGCCTCTTCCGCACCGGACGGATTCGAATGGTCGTTGTTCGAGTTCGTGGGCATCGAAGAGCCCGAGCCTTGGTATGCGGGCCTCTGGAGCTTCATGGAAGAAGGACCCGTGACAGATGCGATTGCTGGAGCGGTTGGTGTTTTTCTGGCCCTTTTCTTGGCCTACATCCTCTTCACACAGCTCGCAAAGAGAACTACCGCATAGACCGGAGAACGGACAGGGGAGTGATTATGCCAGAGCATGACGAGGTTCCTGCTGCCCTTCAAGGAGGGGCATTCAACACCCTCCAGACTCTCTCCGGCGGGGAAACTCGTCTTTGCTCTCCTGCTCGCCATGAGGTTGTCCATTGAAACGGAGCTCTCCCTTGTCCTCTTCACGCTGTTCGTGACGATAGTCGTGGCCTGCGCAGTGAAGACAAGATGGCGCGCTGTAGTGCCTCTCGTCTTTAGATTCGAGTTGGTTGTCCTGTTCTGGGTTCTGATTCTGCCCCTCTACTATGGAGAGACTGTCCTGCTATTTTTTCTGCTGGGTCCATGGTCCATCTCTATCTACGCAGAGGGTCTTACCCTAGGCGTATTGCTGAGTATGCGCATCTTCACGGTTCTGCTTGTCTTCGTCGTGACATTCTCGCACATCAGTCTGTCTGAGTTTCTGGCTGCGCTGCGCACTCTACGTGTGCCAACTATACTGCTTGGATCTCTCATGATAATGCTGAGATACCTGCCGCTGTTCTTGGAGGATAGGACAAGGATGCAAGAGGCACAGCTACTCAGGGGTCTCGAACATGGCCCACGCCGACGACGCATGGAGTCGCTTGGGAGTCTTGTCGGCAAGAGCATCATGAGAGCGCTGGACCGTAGTGTCATAGTATACGAGGCAATGCTGTTAAGGGGGTTTGGTGGAACCCTGCGTATCCAGGGGTCTGGCTTCCATCGAGGTGACTGCGTCTTGGCGATAGCCCTCGTCCTGTTTGTCCTATCCCTCCAGACCGCCATCCCTGTACTGCTGGAGGCCGTATCGATATGAGCATAGCTATCGACATTAGGCATGTCTGCTTCAGCTACGATGACTTCCAACTCGCAGACATCA
It contains:
- a CDS encoding energy-coupling factor ABC transporter permease, with the protein product ALYYSTRRIGRRFDAKTVPYIGVLAAIIFAAQFVNFPVPPSSAHLVGSTLVSVIVGPWAGMLVLFLVLVVQAIYGDGGVLTLSLNFFNMGIFSCLLGWILAMTFFTAFKKKWSEKQSVLLATAAASYITTVAVAFVLGLEMLTVPGVPLQFVGVITAVHAVIGFGEAFLTYVILLYFVKARPSIVSFLQGSETSEMGQWNEVLRLTSRAVSGGN
- a CDS encoding PDGLE domain-containing protein, whose translation is MAKIEGMRYAMLFALVLVAILSVIVLFELASSAPDGFEWSLFEFVGIEEPEPWYAGLWSFMEEGPVTDAIAGAVGVFLALFLAYILFTQLAKRTTA